The sequence below is a genomic window from Chaetodon auriga isolate fChaAug3 chromosome 8, fChaAug3.hap1, whole genome shotgun sequence.
GAAGCCCTACAAATGCAAGTGGGAGGACTGTGAGAGGCGATTCGCTCGCTCCGATGAGCTGTCTCGCCACCGACGTACCCACACGGGAGAGAAGAAGTTTGCCTGTCCCATGTGCCTCAGCCGCTTCATGCGTAGCGACCACCTGGCCAAGCATGCCCGGCGACACCTATCAGCGAGGAAGACGCCCTGCTGGACGTTAGGGGTCACCCAGCTGGCTGACCTCTCTGCTTCCACCACACTCTTATCTTCAACAAACTGTGTGGCATCCTGATGAGAAACCAAAGTGAAAACGGTGAAAGTGCGAAATTGAAAGCGAGGCTTTGTGTGGCTGAGACTCAAACAATGCACAGAGGAGTGTGCGCCTGATTGTTACATGTCACCAGATGGCTCAGAACAGTTGCACAACATTGCTGGACTGAAAATGAAGAATGTAAAGACTTTGCAGCTTAGCTGCTCCTTAATGATTACAGTTAAATATGAGCAAGGTAATGCTTTAATGGACTTCAAACTACTgtatcagctgaaaatgaaagtatgtGGAGATACTGTTCTGtaagcagttttcattttttacaaaaGAATACTAAATGTATGTTTACTTTCAGTGGCATTTGACCAAAAACATTGAATATTGTTATTTTGTGCCATATGAGAAGTGATTTGTTCTAAAACATTTTGCACAGCTGTTTTCTTGCAGGGAAAATAGAATTCTCTCTAAACTTGGACGCATGTATTTTCTCTGTCGTTTTTTATGTCTCCAGATCTCTATTTGTGTCGTGTTTGTCCTTCCTATTTTACACACTGTGTTCAATATTTCCTACGTGATTTGGACTTGTCATAGATTTGGCTCCTAAAACTGAATCCACTCTAACCTGTGATCACATTATCCTGGAGGAGAACTGGAGCCGTCGTGTCATGTTGTGAAACCATTTCTGAAAGTGGTTATAAATGATTAAGTTATGACTTCATGACCAGCAGCAGGGCTTCCCTCATTAAAATATTCATGATCTGTTGATGatattaaaacacagacagcgaTTCACAGTCCAGGCAATGAGGTGTTTATTACTGTTCATGTTGACGAGCACAGatacacatttttaaacaggCAAATGCCCAAAAAATCATCATGCCTTAGACACAGATGGGGAGACGACATAGACTTTGCAAGCATACTTCCAGTCAGGAAATGCTGTTCTTTCAAGTCATAAATGTTGAAAATAGTTTTTGAACAAATTCAATAGAAATATCGataaaaatagcaaaacagGGTTCTAGCATTATAAatgattgtttgtttggttttttttaaaaagacccTGCTCCATGTCAGCTGATTCGTCATCCATCAACACTTCCCTTGTTCCATCTGCAGCACATGCTGTATAATAAACCTGCTGTGCTATGTCCTGGCATAGCAGATACCTGCTGGTCCAAAGCAAACTACTCAGCacttcagaaaaacactgaaacaccagTTTACTGGTGAACTCTGAGCCATTAGCTTCCCAACCAACACCAGAGCAGCCTGCACTTTCTCCAGGAGTGGATTTTGTAGAGACACTGCACATTGATCACACTGGCTTTATTTACTGCATCAGACAGATGAGTAAATGCACCTCCATATGCAAGTTTCCATTTCAAAACACTGCGGAGGACAAAAGATTTTAAATGTAATgatgaaatcaaaatcacacaaaataaactATACAACCAATTGAAATCATAAATACACATCTTGAAGCAAAGCAGCCTACAACATCTcagaactgtgtttctgtttaaataCACTGCTTCACTCAGGGATACAGATCTTACTTTACAAAACTGGCAACAGCAATGGAGATATAGATAATACATTTGTCAAATATAATTATTTAAAATCATTATATGTCTACTGCATGAGTGTAAACTGTTGTGCCATGGGATGCCCAAAGCAAAGGAAGAATGCGTCTGTCTTTTTGGAGTCATCCATTTTGTTGCATACAAGTTAACATCTATTTGGGTTTTCCAGGTCTAATCACTTACTATATTTTACATTGGGGTTTGGGAGATAATTTCAGTCTGGTCCCAAGCACTATCTGCACAGATGGTTCAGTTCATCCCAGTGGAATGTAGGCCAGAGGAAGCTAGCAGCAGAAACTAATACAGGAAAGATAAAAGTCTTCCTGGTTTGGTGATTGTTAAGCTGGGACAGACAGTGCAGCCTCTGTTTGGCAGGAATTGAGGAAATAAGGGACCAATGAGAAGTTCTTCAGTGTAGCCTCATGGGTGACTCCTGTGTCCTGCATCTCAAACctggaggaaaataaacatgaGTCAAGGACAGAATCTGGTCAGTTATTGTAACAAATTTATAAAATACATCATCACCGAGTTCCTCACCAGTCTCTAGAGGAGATGACATAGTACACAGGGGGTGGTGGTGAGTCAGTGGTGGTGCAGAGTGGCTGACCCAGACTGTAGGCCCCCGCTTGGGTGAACATGAGCCAGTCTCCGATGTTGAGCTCAGGCAACAGACAGTGCTCCACTACCTGGTCCAGGTCATCCCCAGAGGGACCCcgcaggctgctgctgaacacTGGAGCATCCAGGGATGTGTTCTGctaacacacagagcagacatcATGTATTTAGTCATGCAGTGTGCAACAATCTTCATCAACTGCACATGAGAACTTTATTCTTAACACATATGCAACTGGATTAGGTTTGGGGTGACAGATGTAAGTATCACAGCCAGTTAAGAGCTTTAAAATGATGTTCCTGAAATCCCAGATTCATTATAATGAAACATTTAATTGCCTGTAACACTGTGTTCCTTCCCCACTGATTACATAACCTTTTATTACCCTGTTATCAGTCAGAACTAACGCGAGTGACTGTAGAGAtgcatataataataataataataataatataaggAATTTAATaattgaatgaaataaaaaagaaaaaaataaatgtgggCAAACATTGGGAAGTATATTAGAAGAAAAGTGTTGCCGTGGTTACACCTAGAGGATCTTTGAGACTCACCTTGTGAACAGACGGAGCAGCGATCAGAGTTTCAGAGAGTTTGCTGGCGAATGATCCATACACTCCCTCGTTCATGTAGTACTGGAACTCTGGCTCATCGTTGGGAGATGGATCATCTGTTCAGAGAGAGTGTGGACAAAATCTATTAGAGTGGAATGGATTCTCTAAACTTGCggtttatattttgtttcatattaTGGTTTATGAGTTACATTTGTCAAGTCTTTTTGGCACGGCTGTTGGCTTGACTTTACATAATGCATTTTTCACGTGACGGCTGCATTATATCATATTCTtcactgttttcctgtctgtaaATAAGCCCTAACATCTTTCTGAATATATACCCTAAGTGAATATCATGCCACTGACCATGCGCCTGGTCCTGACAGTCTCGTGCCACCACCTCCTTGGAGATGATGTTCACAGCCAGAGTGAAGGCAGAGGACACAAAGAAGCTGCCAGGCTCTGCAATGATGGAAACTCCAGTAGAAGGAGGGAAGTATAGGTCCACCATAGACATGACTGCACAATTAATCTGCAACAGAGATGACAGCAGTAAAAAGCAGGAACCAAAATGAGTACACCTTTCAAAATTAGTTTTGAGACTCTCACATTAAATTTCCATACTAATTTCAAAAGAATGTGACTTAAATGCAGTGTAAGTGACCCTGTGGTGACGCTTGCAGTGCACTTGAATTGTGAGGGAGACAGGATAGTGTCTGATCCATATCAGGACACAATTCTCTGAGTGTTGCTGATACAGGTTTTACTGCCCACTGTGTCCTCAATTAGTATCATGtaaaaagcagacagaaagataCTGACCAGTTCCAGCTGAGTCTCAGATCCATTGAAGCCGCCTCCAATGTCCAGGATTTTCATGTTGAAGCCAATTTCCTCCTGAGACAGACAAAGGCGTGTAAATATGTCACTGAAACATGAATGACTATCAAGTGGGTGTTTCTGGAGCTGTCACAAGTGTCCAAAACATAAAGCACAGAATCACAGAACTGAACAGTGCAACTAACAAGATTTAACATTACTTACTCCCATATCAAAGACACAACGGGCATCAGATATGGCATGAATGTACACCTGGTCGTCCTCACAGGAGCTGGAAATGTTAGAcctgttgggggggggggcattaacactggaattaaaattTAGTACGACAGCAGGTTGGACTAAATTTTGAGAGCTGCTGTAAAGGAAGCTGCTATAGTGTTATTGTACACAATCTATGTTTCCTCAAAGCACTTCATAAACAGTCACAGAGCACACTTTACAATTTCTGCAGGCCTCACCTCACCCCAACCACCTGCACACCCAACTCCTTAGCCCTCTCCAACAGATGCCTGCAGTCCTTGAGGGAGCAGCCAAAAGTCATGCTCATCTCATCATCCTGGCTAGAGGCTTCTGTTGAAACCTGTAGTAGCAGCCTGAATGAAATAAAGGATGTTGGTTAGTGGTttgtggagaaaaaagaaaccagaTGGGCTAAATACAAATGGTACACAACGAGAACTGGTTGAGAAGTTAGCACAATATATCACAAAATCTCTGCAGCTGAGACCACGTGATTTTATACAGCTTGATTTGACATAAAGCTTCTTAATATGGACAATGCCAGTATGCCAGAAGGTAGGaaacaacatactgtatgtatttcaAGTGAAATCTTGTAAGGTGGATAGTATTTAATGACTTGTAAAAAAGTGGCACAATTGCACAAATCAAATTACTTGATAATGTTGAAATAGCATCTTTCCAGTCACATGATCACCGGCACTAGGACTAATTCTTCGCAAACACTTACTTGGCATTGGGGTGGCAGCGAGAAATCTTACGTAGCTCTGCTTCATTATCACACACCAAGAGGTCAATGCCATTCTTAGCAGCGTACTTAATCTGGGACACTTGTTTGCAAACGCCACTGTAGATGATATCTTCAGGGGGAATGCCATGGCTCTGTACAAGCTCAAGCTCAGACTaaaatacaaagagaaaaagacagtaTTCTATGAATAAACTGTTTGCATAGAGTACCATAGACAAAAATACATGTATACATAGACCAAACACATGGTAATATATCAAAAGATTGGCACTGAGGTATACTGACCACTTGGTGGTGCCTCTTTGTCTATTCCACAGCTTGTGGAGCACAAGTTGAGCAATATTTACCCACAGAAATGTGCTCGTACTTTCTCTAGCAGAGAAAGCGGTGATGTAATACTGAACCGAATTTATTACCCTGCAAAATATTTGCAGTAAGCTCCTCTAAAAACAATTTCCTGTGCAGCATAAACAGCGCATGCTGCACCTGGGACTGTTTTTCTCTTAAGAGACCTGAACTGACATCAGTGATCTAACATTTTCGGGAGAAAGTACCTTGTTGGTGCAAATGAATCCAGTGCCGAGGGCAGCAAGAACTTCAATAACAGTTGGACTGCTGTTGCATCTGACAGCATAGTAGGGTCGAATTTGGGCCATATGGGTTCTCCAGCGAACGTGCTGCCTCATTATAACTCCCAGGTCTGCTACAAAGAATGCATTCTTCTCAGactgaggaagaaagaaacataGATGTGGAtgaatcagaaaaaaaatatacaccTTGCAAGCTTTTGCAAAACTGAGTCTATATGTAACCACATGTAATAAGCAATGCAATACAATACTACAATTTGGTCTCTCTAATGCTGTTGCAGTGAGACCCCTTACCAGAGTTTGTTCATAAATGTGATTGTCAATCACATCACAGAGGGCCGTGCCTCCTTCCAGTAGGCCAACAGAATACTGCGGTTCATCAGCAAttcctttcatcctctcaaCCGGTTTCTTCTAATCCGACAGGCATAAAGAATGTGGCTAGTCCAAAGTGGTCTTGCTCGCTCCCTCTCGAGCCCTTGGGGTCCTAGACTTATGCAACAAACtgtacaagaaaaaaagaagaattaacTTAGGACACAAAAGTTCAAGAAGCAAAACAATTCAATCATATTTGGATAATGCATGTTCATTGATGTTGTACAAGTCTTCTCTAGTTTATTTAGTAGCTGGAAACTAAACCTTTCTGATGAGATCCCCAATCAAACAAGCCACTTTCAGTGGGCATCCAATCAGAGCACAGAGCAAGCTCCACGTTACAGGATAGCTTTGTGGAAGAGGCCTATTCTTCTGAAAAGccgctgtgaaaacacagagtctGGGGCACAGGGTTCATTTACTTTACCATCAATTACTCCCAACAATCACCATGAATCCCTGAGCTGGTGACCCGTAAAGGTTCTTTTTGATGGCATTAAACAAGGTACAATACTGGCGGCATTGGTGTCACAACTTTACTTTCAATAATGTTACACAATACATCAGAGAGGAATAGTAGTCTGGATTGGAACAGATGTGACATGGCTGTAACTTTGGGAGGTGACATACGGAGAACAAAATCAGTGAATGATCAAGACACTGACACAACGCTGTGGCAACATTTGTACACACGAGACTTCAAAGTATAGCCACCCAAAGTGCCTAGAACTTTTAGTCCCTGGAATTACTTTTCAAGTAACTAAATGTTCCTTCAGGCCGTGAACTATAGATCTTTAAAAATTAGACAAATGAATCCACTGATGTATGAAAAAGCAATGGCTATTCTTACACAAAATCTTTGCATGTGACTATACAAAAATCATCATTGACGGTCCATCTGGCATTTGCTTTCTTCTCTAAATCCATGCTGATGTGTCAAAGCACaatgtacaaaaaacaaactttaaattGGTGGCTGAAATAAAATGCAAgtactcagccaatcagaaagctGCAATCCCCACCCCCAAAGTTCCTGGACCTTTGGAAAGCAGTACCCCGAAACTTAATTCAGACCCTTGTCTCTGCAGGGAAATGCACGTCCACAGGTTGCTTGTCTCTGGGGAAAGATCACGCGGTGGAAATGCAGCTAATGGTGTACTTTCTACATGATGCAAACATCTTTTGTGTTGTTGGGTGAAAGCTTTCAATGTTGCCTGAAAATGACCAAGTATACTTATCACAGGATTTTTATTTTACGAAAATTAAATTATTGCAATTCTACAAAACAGCATAGGCTTCAACTCTTAAATCCTCTGCAGGACCATGGGATATAAAAGGGCGTGAAATGCCTCAACCCTATAATGTCTTTAACCAAGATTTTATGTAACTATGACACATAACATTTTCCCTTTGAAGGAAGTGATGATGTGAATGGGGTCATCCAGTTAGTACAGTTattgcattattttctcataaCAAAGCATAAAGaactgctgatgaaaatgtAGCCACTATTAACTGGTTTAATACCAGTAACCAAATGAGCATCTATTTAGTTACAACTAAATCAGGGCAAGACAAAAGCTTCCTGCTAGAGAGTCCTGTTATTTTAATAGAAGTGCTGAAAATAGATCTGAAATGCATGTTCTAAAATAACTAGACTGTTTGCGATTCATCTGAAGCATGCAGCTTGTTATTACACCCTTTTTACTCTCAAGAGTTTTGGTGAAACAATTTGTCACAAGGCGTTAAACAATGTCActtaaattaaaacagacacacatacatacatgcaaacatggTTTTATTCACAATTGTTTCTACTACAAAAACATCCCCAGTCAAACAATCAAAGAAATATGTATTAATTCACTCACATGGATGAGTCCTGGGATGAACTCGTCCACTATCAGCTAGGATCCCAAGGTGGCTCGGCGTTGAAGTCAAATGGCTCCCGGTATAGAGCTGCCCCTAGATCCTCTGGATAGTTGTTATACACCTGCAAAGGGACATACAAGGACAGAGTACATGGGAATCAatcactgacaaacaaacaagtctGACAAGGAGAGCATCCCCACTGACCCATGTTCCAGTCTATCTTAACATTAATGCAGTGTGACGTGGTAGAGGACAACATTGGGAAGCAGTTGACCAGGCAAAGTGCGGAGTGTTACAAAGTCAAAGGAAAGCGAACATTGGTGCAAATATATAAACGCTTGCTTGTGGTTTCTTTTGTATGAGATACATATTTTGAGCAATtggtgttttttaaatgtttgaaatgtctttGCTAGTTTGGACCATGGTCCATCGTaaagtgaactgaactgacGCAATCATGACGAGCAGTTTGGGATAAACATTGCCAAGtaaaatcacaacagcaaacaatGCCCAGCGCTATGAGATAAAATACCATCTGTCTGCTACCAACTCTAAACCACATTTAATATTTCTACGGTTACAGCTAGTTAACCTGGCTTGCTATGGTAACAGGTCGTTTTGCACTCACTGGCAAGGCTAGCATAAGGTATTAGCGTTAGCTTCTTAGCAACATACAAGTCTTTATTGTGTTACAAGAACCAGTTACTCGTTTCTTAAATAATAATGGTACTGATTATGACTTTATCTTTCATATGTTACAGCTAGCATTCCTGACTTGTCGGCAAACTAACGCTATGTTTACTCGGTTAATTTAACAACATGCTACGCAGCAAGCTAAAAAGGCGGTTAGCTAACGTTACTTACGTCTGCTGAAAACCCAAAAGAGGGGACAGAACGCTTTTTCTTTTTAGGCGGAATTTTTAAAGAGTGGTGGGGTTactaaaagagaaaatgatatCTGCCATGGACGTGGTGGATTGGGTTATTCGTTCGAGGTTTTGTCGATGAGATTTAGCTGACACGGATCACTTGTTAGCCGAGCGGAAGGGAACAGCGGAGGTCGAGTGTGCGGTGAGATGGATCGACAGACAGTAGCCCACGCCAAAATGAACAGTGGAATATCCGGTtacaatatcaaaataaaatcagtagTAACGAACAGAGTGCAAGGATTTTTGATGAATTCAAACCACCAATGTctaaataaagacacaataaaagaaacatcaatctaacaaagctgtttttcagaaaatggTCATTCCATTTTAATATAACTGAATAATTGTAACTTATGTAAACATAAGTTCCGGTCTGATTTTACTTAAGTGTAGGGAGTTTTACATGGGCGGAGTTTAGAGCTGTCAAATATGTCAATAATCAACCCCAACCATCccattattaataataataataataataataataataataataatactttccttttttttttaaacattgtgCAATAgtggaaaacactgtacttGAACAATGTGCAAGTCTAAACCCATGAGCAATTCTCCAATCCCTTTACAACTGGCCCTACCAATAATATTTTACATGCAATACAATGAGCAATActgaaaaacattgtgttttcttacaaataatgtataaatacagagttttgacttttttctattttgtattttatctttttctatgtctttttATACTTctgatactactgctgctgcctgtaacacccaaaTTTCCCCTATGGAGGAATAATAAAgggttatcttatcttatctctcatcttgtcttatcttaaaTCTTCAAAATTATTGAGAAATATTCCAGAAACAGTCAAAGTAAAATGCACTGGTTAACTAAAGctttatattctgttttttaaacTTGCCAATGTCAAATTTTCCAAGAATTACCTGTGCTATGTCTTCATTGCGTTTCCCATGGCTcagtaataatgaaaaaatgctGTCCAATAAAGTTTGCAgaattttcccttttttttctgtcaccaAAATCAACAGCTGCAAAACATCAGTTCCATGAGTAGTAAGTAGATGGATGCATGTCTAAGTTCAAGTTCAAACTGGACTTTTCTGTCCTTTTGCCTTTGTTGTTGTGACTTTGAGAAGTCGTGCCTGCTTCTGAAAATGCAGGGTCTGAGCAAGTGTTTTTTCCAAGGAGATAAATTTGCATGTCTCCCTCCTcaacagtggaggaggagggtgccAAGGAAATCTCAGCTACTGTTTGCTAAACAGAGGGGAAGTGTTCTCtccgtgtttttttttttttttttttgactctaTATCAATATTGACATCATTTTGGTTTTAAGAATCACAGACCTGATCATAAAATCGCTACTTCAAATGTCCATGTTTCTATTTGCATATTTGCAGATCTTATCAAGAGAATTTCTTAGGGGATAGTTTTGAGAAATATTGGAAAATATCTCTGTGAAAATGTATAATGAGTTTGTCTTTGAGTTTGTCTTTGTTATAATGATCTACTTATCCTGGAGTCAAAGTCCATTTtcggcagtgtgtgtgtggtctttgAGAACTCAATGTTCCCttagttcagtgttttcaataTTTGTTACAGAGTGACAGGGACATACAGTACAGTCCTAACTACAAAAATACACCAAAATATGTATCAGAACACACATGAGAACATTTATGTTGTCACTTCTAAATTCGGCATTGTGTTGGGTTTTTTAGGATTcaaaaaactttcttttttttatcgCTCAGTCCATCCAGAAGTCCTATTTTTTCCATGGAGATCACATGTTAACCAAAAGCAAAGTTGCTCAAATCTTTACcatcaagatcaatattcctttatttgtcctgcgaggggaaattccagacCGACTCACTCACATCATATAACCCTGcatgatatgtttttttttttttccaacaaccCAGAACAGTTGTGAATTCACATTACTGTGAAATTCTTCAGCGTGTTAGATGAGCTTTGAGCACCCCTTAGGGGGAAATAAACAATAGCAGCATTTGTTACACTAATAAAACTACTGCTTACAGTCCATTGTGAAGGCTGCAGAGGCAATGTCTTTTCCTCGGTATGCAACACAAAAGCTGTTCCGTGTTTTGTGCCTGTTTTCTCCGACACTAAATGAGACGATGTATATATAAGTCTAATCACACATAGCATCTAAAGTGGCTTCCAGTAAAGCACAATGTTTGATTTCCATTGTGTGGACCATAATAGCCATCGCAGCCATTGGGTATGCGACAGCAAGACATGCGCACCACCCACTGTGAGAGCAAATACTCCAGTGGCTGCATTGTGCAGCAGGAATTCTTATTTGCAAACATTGCAAACAGATTACATCAACACACAGATTTAGAACAAGCCAGCATAGATTAACCCCGACTGACCAAAAGTCTGCAGTCAAAGAGGAATAAAGAACATAAATCCAacaatgaaaagataaaaaactAAGTTGGTCACCCTCTTTGTTTGTAAGCATAAAATTAATGTATTAATATATACAATTGATCAGATAAGACATCTATGGCTCTACAGTATCTCTGCACAGTAGTTTATTTACTCTTTACATGGAAATAAGTGACTGGTTAAACTCACCATGAATCGGTCTTATGTAACAGACTCTTGTGTTGAAAATGTGGTTTGGTCACTCAGCAGCTCTTTTTGGCAAAGAATGTTGCTAAGTAAAAGGGACTCCAAGCAAACTTTTCCTCACACTGATCTGAATGTTAAGCAGGGAAATATAAAGCAACTGGCTGCAGGAATATAACAGGTCTTATCATGAATGTTGTGGACTTTCTTTTCTGACAATTACTACAACTACACAGATACTGTATTTGTGAAAATTCACTGCAGCCTTTTTTGAACACACCCAAACGTTAACTGTAAAAGGGTTCCATTTTTGGGTCTGCGATATGCCACCTAAAAGGACCTATCTTTATCTCTGGGCTTTCCCCGGACATGTCA
It includes:
- the LOC143324489 gene encoding antizyme inhibitor 1-like isoform X2, which codes for MKGIADEPQYSVGLLEGGTALCDVIDNHIYEQTLSEKNAFFVADLGVIMRQHVRWRTHMAQIRPYYAVRCNSSPTVIEVLAALGTGFICTNKSELELVQSHGIPPEDIIYSGVCKQVSQIKYAAKNGIDLLVCDNEAELRKISRCHPNAKLLLQVSTEASSQDDEMSMTFGCSLKDCRHLLERAKELGVQVVGVRSNISSSCEDDQVYIHAISDARCVFDMGEEIGFNMKILDIGGGFNGSETQLELINCAVMSMVDLYFPPSTGVSIIAEPGSFFVSSAFTLAVNIISKEVVARDCQDQAHDDPSPNDEPEFQYYMNEGVYGSFASKLSETLIAAPSVHKNTSLDAPVFSSSLRGPSGDDLDQVVEHCLLPELNIGDWLMFTQAGAYSLGQPLCTTTDSPPPPVYYVISSRDWFEMQDTGVTHEATLKNFSLVPYFLNSCQTEAALSVPA
- the LOC143324489 gene encoding antizyme inhibitor 1-like isoform X1 gives rise to the protein MKGIADEPQYSVGLLEGGTALCDVIDNHIYEQTLSEKNAFFVADLGVIMRQHVRWRTHMAQIRPYYAVRCNSSPTVIEVLAALGTGFICTNKSELELVQSHGIPPEDIIYSGVCKQVSQIKYAAKNGIDLLVCDNEAELRKISRCHPNAKLLLQVSTEASSQDDEMSMTFGCSLKDCRHLLERAKELGVQVVGVRSNISSSCEDDQVYIHAISDARCVFDMGEEIGFNMKILDIGGGFNGSETQLELINCAVMSMVDLYFPPSTGVSIIAEPGSFFVSSAFTLAVNIISKEVVARDCQDQAHDDPSPNDEPEFQYYMNEGVYGSFASKLSETLIAAPSVHKQNTSLDAPVFSSSLRGPSGDDLDQVVEHCLLPELNIGDWLMFTQAGAYSLGQPLCTTTDSPPPPVYYVISSRDWFEMQDTGVTHEATLKNFSLVPYFLNSCQTEAALSVPA